CCCCATGACCTCCACCCgcctcaccaccaccaccccccTAAACCCCGCCAAACCCATCTCCGTCAAATGCTCAGCCACGGCCACCCACATCAAAGATCGCTCGCCGGTCCAGTCCGAATCTCAAGATCGGGTCTTCAACTTCGCCGCTGGACCCGCCATTCTCCCCGAACACGTTCTCCGCAAGGCTCAATCGGAGCTCTACATCTGGCGCGGATCTGGGATGAGCGTCATGGAAATGAGCCACCGAGGCAAAGAGTTCCTCTCCATAATCCAGAAGGCCGAGTCTGACCTCCGGACCCTCCTCAACATCCCGGACGAGTACTCCGTCCTCTTCCTCCAAGGTGGCGCCACCACCCAGTTCGCCGCCATCCCTCTCAACCTCTGCAAACCCGACGACCAAGTCGATTACTTGGTAACCGGGTCGTGGGGCGACAAGGCATTCAAGGAGGCGCAGAAGTATTCGAAGCCGAAAGTGATCTGGTCTGGGAAATCCGAAAAGTACACAAAGATTCCAGCTTTTGAGGAATTGGAGCAGAGCGAGAACGCCAAGTATTTGCATATATGCGCCAACGAAACAATCCACGGCGTCGAGTTCAAAACGTACCCGAATCCGAAAAACGGCCTCCTGATCGCCGACATGTCCTCCAATTTCTGCTCCAAGCCGGTGGACGTTTCCAAATTCGGGATCATCTACGCCGGGGCACAGAAGAATGTGGGCCCATCTGGGGTCACCATTGTGATCATCAGGAAGGATCTGATCGGAAATGCTCAGCCGGTGACGCCGGTGATGCTGGACTACAAGATTCACGACGAGAACAAGTCGTTGTACAACACGCCGCCGTGCTACGGCATTTACATGTGCGGATTGGTGTTCGAGGATTTGTTGGAGCAGGGCGGGTTGGTGGAGattgagaagaagaacaagaggaAGGCTGACACTCTGTACAATGCCATCGATGAGAGCAAGGGGTTTTACCGGTGCCCGGTGGAGAAGTCGGTGAGGTCGCTGATGAACGTGCCGTTTACGCTGGAGAAGGCGGAGTTGGAGGCGGAGTTCGTGAAGGAGGCGGCCAAGGAGAAGATGGTGCAGCTGAAGGGGCATAGGTCGGTGGGAGGGATGAGAGCTTCGATTTACAATGCAATGCCATTGGCTGGGGTGGAGAAGTTGGTTGCTTTCATGAAGGAGTTCCAGGCAAAGCATGCTTAAAACATTGATTTTGTTTTGAAACATAAATTTCTActacatttttgtttttgtttttgtttttgttttttcccaAGTGTTTGTTGTTTGATGTTTATGAAATTGTTGTCGTCTGGGACCAAGTCAATGTGCTGCAAGTTTTGGGGATTTAGACCAATTTCtcatgtttaatttttgttgtCATAAGCTGAGAGTAATGAATAATACAATTCTTCAGTGAGTAAAGTTTGtcaattgtttttacttttggaGCGGCGTTTTAAATTAATCTAATACTAGTTACAAAGAGATGAGTTCGAATGGGGACATCTTTTTTGTATCTCACCGTCTAGAGCCTAAGAGCTAGATAATTCGGACCATTCAAATTGATTGGAATGCCTCTATTAATTTATTCTGCTGGCCTACCTCACACAAACAAAAAGCTTCGATCTATCTTTCACACAGAACAAGGGCCTAGATTTCCTGGTTTTTAGGCTCTGAACAATAAAAGTTGGAGACTATCCAAATTCCGAATTTAGAAGTAGACACATTACCCTAGCTAACTTATATGTTTATGGAGTCGGACCTACTTTTCAAGAGTGGTTGGTAGTCTTTCCCTTTGTAACcattctttggttttttcttgtTCTCACGTAGCTTTTAATCCTAGTTACATTGTtgactttttatttttgctatttgaaggaaaaaaaaataaaaatctaacaCTGGAAAACTGGAAAATTGCAAAAATCTTTGGGCAAGTTACTCCGAAAGGCATAGATGTTAATGTCCTATCGGATATCGGATATTCTTCCAGAGGGAAAAATGATGCATGAACCACCCGTCGAGCACGGACGAAAGTCGGCCAGAGTGATCTGATGCTGATCTTAATGTCCTGGATGCTCTTCTAGCTCAATTATCAATTGTTTAAGAGCGTTTACTTTTGTACAGTGTCACGGATAGAGACTGCATATTTATTGACAAGTCCCATCCTCGCCTACCTGCCCCGAACCACCAGATGGTGAAATGGATGGTCACAACTCACAAATTGATTCGCAACcatggaaacaaaaacaaagaaattatcACTTGGCTGCTTAAAAATCAATGACATGCAATTGCTGTGTACAAGAGTGCGAACAgaggaaaaagaaacaacgagCTGAGCTGACTAATGACACTACTATCTCACTAGCAAAGATCACTCGTAATATCAGATGTCGCGAAAAACCGCACGTCTAAATTTCCGATATAATCTCCAAAATCATGCCTTTGCTTCTGTTACAATCTACAATAAATCAATGGGGAAGGGGGGCTTCCTTCCGGATGGAATAACCCGGCACGGCCAGAAActgttcactctctctctcgctaTCTTTTCACAGTGTATATGGTTCTGTCGTACTTTACATTTTACGTTTGCTGTTATAAAAGAATACAAGATATACTACGGCCGCACCTGCACCGCCTCTGAATCTGGAGGCAAGCAGTTGTTTAGCTGTCGCAGCTAGTTTCCGTGCAAAGAATTCTCTACAATCTTCATGTCTACGGTTATGAAAATGAGAATCTTGAGAAAAGAGAGACACCGGATCCTGAAGTATCACTAGCAGGGCTAGGAGGAACGTCTGCCGATGTGCGGTATGCTTGCTGACACTTCTGCAACTGCATTAGTATATAAAATGGATAAAATTACAATGCAGTTGATAATCTAGTAAAATGACACAGGAACCCTAACAATGCCATAAACAAGTAACTATACGGCATCAAGTAGGAGATCAGAATTTTACCTCATCCGGACTAAATTGAAGAAGCATGGCAACTACAGGTAATAGAGCCTCCACCTCacctatttgaataataaaaacaTTCAGACTATCCAACGCCACTCGTACGTTCACGTCTCATTAAATGATCGTTTGAATGtagcaaaaacaaaattacatAACAAAAAATATGGACTTCGGTTGTTATAGAAGCCTTTCATAAAAATACCTGTTTCAAGAAGCTTTAAGATTACATTTTTCAGGTAGGTCATATCTACTCCTTCCCTCTTCTGCGATCTTTCCATGTTCCGAAGCTCAGCCTTCAACATGGATTCCTacatatatgcatggcattcatcAGATCAATATATATTAAGAAAAGCAAACAAATATGTTCGGTGACACCAGCATTTTCCTTTTGGATATGCTAAATTCATGATAAATTTACTGACTGCCCGCATTCTATAAATTtaccaaaattacaaaaacaattCCCAAACAACTTGAAATCAACCAAGCCAAAAGAGTAGGGCCAAAAATCTGCAACCTGTTGGCTGTGCAGACGATTCTCACGCTCCAGCTCCTCAATTTCCTCCTGAGTTGAAACAATAAACATATATCAGAACTACACTATAGTGAAGTGGCAATCAAGACGGGGGATTACACACTTGAAGCGCTAAAATGTGCCGTTGGGACTGTGCTAACTCTTCCTCTCTTTGGGCTTGTTGCCTTGCCAAAATCTGAAATTCATATTATGCCAGCACATGATTATTTGGATGCACAGCatgaaaaaggagaaaaacagttTACAAGTCTTCAATAGTAATAACTCATATACCATCAAGTTCATCACAACAAAAAATGAATCACATGGACACTCTAATTTGATCGAACCCACTTGTCTTAgtttggagaacaaatacaaATCGCTCGCATGGCAAGCCATGCTAACAAGGTTCAATGAAAAACCCAAGTTCTCCCTAAGAATGTCCCAATATTTTTTCGTGGTAAAAGAAATCAGAAACCATATAATTACCAGAATCTGCTGTTCTGCAGCAGCAGTGCTTATACTAGCTGCGTCCTGTTTATTCATGCCTGTGTACACCAATGTCAAAAAAGAAATTGTTACGTTAGAACTCCACTAACCCCAGAAGGTCAAAACTGCCATAATTCCAGTAATACAGAAACTCTTTATCTAATTGGAACAAATAATAAGAAATTGTACTCAGGATCCATCTACCTGTGTTATAGTTATCATTGCGATCAGCCTGAGGTCATATTGGAAAAATCACCATCAGAACAGTAAAGTGTAAAGATAAAGTTTGGATGATAGTCGAGAAAAAGAACCTACCCGTGGTCTTGACTCCAATGATTGATGAAGATTCTTATTATCATCCACAAGTCTAGAAATTTCATTGTCCTTCTCCTCAATCATTCTATCAGCAAGATCACGAAACGAACTGTGCTCCTCCTACAAATGGTGAACAcaattaagagaaaaaaaatactcaCAATGTATCAGGACAAAAATATGAAAGATTATCCCAACTTACCTTCAGCTTTTTATACCGTAATTTGAGCTCTTCCAATTCTTTTTTTATATCATCTCCAGAATATGATTCATTTTGAGCTCTCAGCGTGTCACATCTTACTGAAAAAATGATTATTCCATGAATAACTGCTCTCAAACTTTGGACAATAAGTATTTCCTAGACCAAGGAATAGGATAAGCATAGAAAgggaaataaaagagaaaaaaatatatgtaagtAGATTAGCATAGAGATATTACCCCGCCAAGTTTCTTCCAAACTATTAAGGTTCGCTTCCCATGCTTCTTTCGCTGATCGGTAATGGGCATTAGTAGATTCAAGCTTTGATTCTAAGCTCTTGATCTGCTGCATGGCATTGTAAAGAGCAGCATCTCTGTAACAAGTAAGGAACTGAAAGATCAAGATCACTGCTTAAAACTTCACAGAAGTTTATTACCTAACTCTCTGCAGAATCAAACGATGCTCCATGAAAAGTGGAAGGCTTTAAAGCAACAAACAAGGTTCAGGGTTCAAACTACATTGAGGAGGAACAGCCACCATGATTAAAAGAATTCTGGtcatgaaaatggtgaaaaattgagtacAAGTTAAAAACACCGCAATGTCGAAATTGATCTCGTCAGAGCAGTAGTATGTACTCCTGGTTAAGCACACGGTGCTTTATTTACTTACCTTATAATTATATTGCCTTTTGCATTGGTCTTATTAGGAAATTTTGAAAACAATCCCAAATTTGGCAAGCTCACTGTAGCAGATTATAACTTTACCTTTCTGCTATTTCTTTATCATGATTCTTTAAAGCCTCCTTAAGATCTTGAAGGGCCTTATTCCTTTCAGCACTCACAAATGATACTTCTTTTTCAGCATCCTACAGAacacaaaatatatattaatatgtgtgtgtgtgtgtgtgtgcgcgtaattaataataattctcAGTTGAGTGTGTCAGATCACAATTTTTCTTCATGCTACAAAAATAAAGATTAATTGCAGGCACACACTTTCAGTGCTTCTTCAAGAGCTTTGACTTGTTCTGAGTCTTTAGCTCCAGCTAACTCTGCATCCTTCTTTTGGAGAAGTGCATGAGCACGGCTTTTGTAAGAAGAAAACTCACGTTCAAGGCGGTTGATCTGAAGGAAATAATAGGTCAAACATATGAGGACAGAAGACAGATCAAGAGATATTTATATGTAAGCAACTTCATTTTCAACAACAGATTACAGCAAAATTTGCAGTAAAGTTACGCAACAACATAGCCCCTGAACCAGGGTTGCAAACTATATCCATGTCGGAACGGAAGATTCCAAGAATGCATGAGCATTTAAGTAACTGCTGTTAGCTCTAAACTAAATGTGCCCCAAACAAACAATGGTTATCCTGCTTCTGTAAATAAGTGTTATGTACTAAAACTGTTATTATTACCATCAAAATATTCACTAAGTTTAACCCCATTGAAAATAAAGGGAGATGGGAAAGGATAAAAACATATACTCTCTGCACACTTCGACAGTCATCAAATGTTAATGGAAGAGAGGCGGATTCCCAAAGTGTAAATTCAAACCTCTTCCTTGAGGGCTGCAAGTTCAGCATCCCTCGCATCAAGCTTTTGTGTTTGTGCAGACACCTCTGCCTCCAGCTGGCCTGCCCAATAAGAAAAGTATGTGACACTGATATACATACACAGATATCTTAACTAAACAGATGAAATTCAGCAAGGAATAGAGATATACTTCTCATTTTGGCTACTTCAATATCAGCACATATCCGGTTGCTCTCAGAaatttctagctttgttttcaGAGCTCGGGTGGCAGCTTCCCAGCTCTCCTTTTCTTTCTcctgaaataataataaaaaatttaggatATAAAAATTAGAAGCAGCATATCCCAAAAGCCAGAAGCTATAAACTAACCGAAGGCAAGGCTGATAGTAAATAAGGAATACATCATGGTCTGCCAATACAATATTACttttcacaaaaaaagaaacaaaattcttATCCTGGCAGCCATAATGCAATAATCCATTTGCATAAGTTTTTACTTATCCTAAGTCAGAGTTGTACATGTTCATGTTTCAGGTGAGCAAGCTCTCCTTTAACGGTTTCCAACGTGGCTCTAAGCCTTGCTGCCTCACCCGTCGATGCTGCTTCCATTTCTGCAATCTTAGATTCTTTCTCAGCAACTAGCATCTGGAGAATTACATTCTCTAATTAGTCTGATCCCTTTACAATTACAGAAACATTCAGTCAAACTATATAATGGTGTCAAACTATTATCCCATATTGATGCAAAGATAAAGGATAAAGAAGCCAGTAATCCACTTCTACTTTATTGTTTCTGAAGCCAACTTTCCAGCTCCTTGTATATCAAGTGGGGTTTTATAACATTCgattataaagataataataataaactgCAATTGAAAGGAGTGTTTGAGCTTGATTTAACATGTTTGTGGTTTTTTTCTAGACACAATCTAAGTTTCAGCATGCTACACTGTTCCTAGAAGACTTATGAACGAGAAATAGTTTTCAAAAAGAAATTTCAGCCCTATCTATATTCTACATAAGTTGTCAAAGATGGAGTGAACATTATGATTAAAGCTCTCACCTGCAGTGAAGAAATGGTTTCAGTTGCTTTATTTCTATCAGACGAAGCTTCAGCAAGCTGGGCTTCGTAACTCTCCAAATTCTGAAAGACACAGAGACAAAGGGTATTAAAACACAATTTATGGGTGAATGTAATGGCAGGGACTACAATTATAAACAAAGAGGACTGCTAATTAGGCATACAAATGCAAATACACCTTTTGATGTTTAGCAGAGAGTTCAGCTAATGAAGCTTGCCTTTTTTCTTCAGCAGCCTGCAGCATCCCTCTCATGTCTTCCAACATCTGAGACAAATGCAAGATAGCAATAATGTATATATTCTTTTCGGTTTCACATGGACGTTACCCTAAGGCCCAAGCACATACGCAAACATCCACGGacggaaaacaaaaacaagaggaTAATGGACTTCTTGATCCATCAACCGACTAGTTTTGCAGTCAGAAACTGAACATCCCAAAGGATAAGCACAAACAATCATACCTGCTCCTTATCTGAAACTGTTTGTTGCAATGTCTCAATAGCAATTTCCTTTGGTTGCAACTGGTTCCGCAATTCCTCAAGGTTGTCTCGTAGTCTGAATATCGGCAGCATAATCACAGTtaaggtgaaaaaaaaaaaatttaaaaaaggaACAGTTACGATTTTCTTTAGATATACACAAATTGGTCACGGTTGGAAGTTAACCGGAGATTTACTTGTTGTTTGCACTTCTCAGTTGTTGCCTCTCTGCATCAATTGCTTTCAGCGCGTCATTCGCTTGTTGCCTGGTTCTGTCCAGCTCTTGCTGCAATGCCGTCTGCTGAGACAATGCACGCTCAGCCGCTTCATTTACTTCACGAAATCGAGCCTCGAGATCATCTTTTTCCtgaggaaaaaaagaagaagaagacaataTCGAACCAACATAGCTTAATTCAAACGGCAGTTAAAACAACAAGAAAAAGTTCGATAGAAATAATCGAGATAATTTACCTTTTGAACATCTTGAATCCGCTGCTTAGCTCGTTTGTGAAGCCGGGTGAATTTTGAGTCGAGATCGGAGTACTTCTCTTCCCGCTCTTTTATTTCTTGATCCAACTTCTTTTGCGCTGCACAAAAACAACAGCAAACAGTTCTAACACATTCAGACTCCGAAGGATTGTGAATTTCGCAATTAGCTAAATTTTCCAACGAAACTAGAAATGTATGAATGAAGAAGCACAAACCGACCTTCAGCGAGCTTTACAGAGAGCTCTTGAGCTCTGGAATCTGCTTCAAAGTGCGATTCCTGAAGATGCTTCAGAGCCACTTCCGCCGCAGCTCGCGTTTGCTTCTCTTCCAAAAGCTCCACATTCAGCGATTCAATCGTTTGCCGCAGCTGCTTCACCTCCTCCGATTCGCCGCCTTCCGGCTCCGGCGGTTGAAGATTTCGAAACCCTTCGAACTGAGACTTGAGGAATTCGTTCTGCAATTTGAGCTCCATGACCGTCTGGACGAGCTGATCGTGTGTGTCGCCGGAGTCCGGGCCGCCATTCTCCTGCGCGAGATCTCCATTGCTGTTGCTTCCGCGCTTCAGCGGTTTCGAATCCGCATTCGAATTCTCTTCCATTTGGCCGTCGATCTCCGTCGTCGACATTGCTAAACGCTCCGTTGCAACCTGAGAGAGACAAACGCTTTAGATCCTAACCGAAACAAAGATCGAAGCCAATTCAGCGAAATCGGCCGTGCTTATATCCGAAGCGGTTACTACACGGTACCGTTTTGGTGGTCGGAGAATCGGAGATCTCCAGGCGCAGGGAGGAGAGCGGAAATGGAGATCGCCGGTGTTGCTCGGCTGGGGGTCTGACGCTAGCCAAGCCAGGCACACAAAGTAGCTAACAGACACAGCGCGGGACCGATAAACGGTGCCGTTTTTCGACGGACTTGCATCTGCTATAGCCTGTATATTTCACGGTGAACCGGGAGGACGTGACCGATGTCATCATTGCGTGAGACGTAATAATTTAAGCTGGTAAGGGTGTTTTAGTAACTAAAAAGATAGCCCAAATTATTTTGCACCCAAAATTTGGGTGGGAATCTTAACTGAATTCCAATTGGATTTTCACTATCAAGCCCAAAGCTCTCAAATTCACAGGCCCAAAGCccaaattttttgtttgtttgtttatattaTAAGCATAGCCGTCGTATTCGTTCTAAATACGCGAATAATATGATTAACGATCTCCTCACAATTGGATTTTCTCCTTATCTGAAACTGTTTTTTACTATCTAATTTatgtactttaaaaaaaaacgatattatctattcTAAATGATATATGCTAGGTTTCACCTCACAATatgttagcaataatatggttcaaattcgtattttgcgagaatcgaacctaagacgtatcacttacaaatgaagagaaatactgCTAGACCGTACTACTAAGTGGCACCTAATTTATGTACTTTTATATGAACTAATAATCTacgattttttcttcttcttttcttgttgAACACCAATTGATAGCTATGGTTTCTAAAGAAAAACACAATTTCAGTCACCAATTGGTATTAGCGGTATCGCTACTAGTGGAACTTAACTTCTTTCATTGAGTGAAAAAGACAATACAAGGCATTACTCGACATCTAAGTTAGTCTATTTATCTACACTCACCACACACCTTTAACACATATTCCTATGAACACCAATTATGTTGCACCAGAAGACATTACAAGGACGTGAAGAATGTCTCACGTCAGAAGGTTAGGGGTGTATTTAATTGAGAGTTAGAgagattttaatgaatttataaattaatagatttttatggagtttaattgatttgtagagatttcatgtaaaattttgattcaattccctcgaaatctcatggggagatgagagatttgtggatacttaaaatacactacaaaatctctctaattccctctaattcctcaatttttttaaattctttaaaatcaaattctaaatGAATACACCTGAAatattataaacttctttaaaatcctaattgaatacacccagatttctaagaattttaataaactatcttaaaatcctgattgaatacataTTTAGAACAACTCCTCTTATGACTAATTGGGTACAACTTTACTTTctttattgtatcaaaattgCTACATGTGATCGATGCTCCCCGGTACTCAATATCTCTACTCTCTAATACAAGAAAGCTGAAACCCTATTTTGGGGTCTAAGggcttcataaaaaaaataaaaagaattggACCAAAAAAcccttaaaacaaaaaataaaaaataaaaatgaacccATGCAATAAATTATGAAGAAATTTGATAAAGGATAGTACAGTCgaaataaaacacaaaatgaaaatatgataaatagaaaataaaaaataaacacagaCGATTACAAACGGAAGAGTTCCATCCCACTACATCTCTCCAGTCTTCTCCGACGATAGATTCAAATGCATAAACGTCGATCGGTGGGATGAAATTGTAAAGCAATGGGTAACTTTTGCGATAAGGAACTCAAACTGTAGAGCATactcaatcacattcctaactaAACAAGGATCGCAACACTTGTGTCATTTTGGTGCTATGACCTGGTGGTACATGATCTCTTTACTGGGAATTTCTTTCTTAATTTAGAGGACAATTGCTCATTAATTTACTCGAAAAATTTACATAAGAAAACAATCCAGCAGATGATGAACAAGAAAATAGAATTGCAGCCAATCTGGAAAAGCAATCTGCAGACCTCTGAGCGGGAGAAACCTCGTTTATACTGATCACGAATTACCATAGTGAAGCTGATGAAGTATGACGcagtgaggaagaagaagcatgaCGCAGTGAGAAAATACGCATGCAGTAGCTTCGCATATGTCCAGACCAAAGATATACATAACCCCGCGCACTCCACAAGGGCCACAACCGATTTGCAGACTTTACAGCGGGGAAATATTATCCCGTCCAGTACTGCTGTTGCATTCCGCTTACTCTCTCCAAGCAGAATAAATGTGTGCAGCACTACCCAGAAAACAATAATTACGATCAGGCCTGATATACAATACCCTAGAAAATGATAGATCAGATTCATTATTTCCTTTACTGTATCGAATGTCTCGCTCCCATCCTTCGCCAATTCTACTAGTTGATCGCCGTGTTTCCTCGCCATTTCCAACCCCTTTCTCCCATCCCTCGCCAATTTAACAAGATCGTCGTGGTTTTTCCTCGTCAAAAGCAAGGCCTCTTTTGTATCGCTCGCTGCATGCGCTGTTAGCATATCTAACTCCCGTTCGAGAGCCTCGTCCAAAGCGGTGAGTTTGTCTGTATATTTAGCCTTCTTGTACCACTTgggattgttggagcattcgCCAACCAGCTCTACGCCATCGGTCAAGGCCTTCTTTAACCTTTCTGTCTCCTTGTTTGAGATTTTCAGTTTCTCATTTCGATCTTCTATCTGTGGGATCAGTGACTCCAAACCGCCAACCGTTAATTTGATCGCTTCGAGGAGGGGACTGAACTCGTTAGTCGTTTTTATCAGAGTAACAACAAGATTATACAGCTCCGAACACAATGTGCCTACAATCCCTCCTCCTATAAGGTTTCCTACTGCAGCCATTTCCTGTAAATTCTGGCAGAATATCGTAAATGGAAACTCTTTAGCAACGAGTACTTGaaatgcaaaaagaaaaagagaatctGTCTCAAATTAAATTGCACCGAAACTATAGATTGTTAGATACCGCGTAGAATTTATATTAAGATTACCTGCTGATTCTCTTATGGTCGGCGGTGCCGGTGCCGGTGCGACTTTAGTTGGTGTGCCAAATGTTGACGGTTAAAGCTTTTTGAGGAGAAATTATACCGTTCGTCCCGAGCTTAAGCAGACATGAGGCGGAACAGAAGAGGGGAAGGAAGACGAAAGCTTGGGAGAGGGACAGAAGCAATGATTGCGGATATGGTTTGTGAtttgggaagaagaaagatttactgagagggagagagagattaggaCCATAAGGTTGCGGCTTGGTTTCTAAAACTGGGTTTGGTTATGTAGAATGGCTGAATCAATGAAGGAGGAGGATTATTGGTGTTTGACCAAAAGAAGACTAGGTGGGTTTATTGGTGTTCCACCGCAGTCAAAATTTTCCCCAAATTCATGGTCGTTTTTCGTCGATAAGCCTTGCTATTTTATGAGGTTGGTTTTTGGGTACAAGACTTTACCAATCGAACGGTTAGATTTTGTCACTAAAGTTTATGAACTGTGATGTCGGATTTTGAAGTTAAattcttcacgaaagttgtagaGCTTGTCACTACCCgcgtttgtattttttttacagttttacatTACTTATGAAAGTTGTATAACTTATGTTTTTACACTTTTACATTACTTATTAtgcatttttaattaaaattgaaatcaCTATTCATGAGAATTGGAATGGTTTAAATGACAATGTAATTACCGTTAAAAGATGCGAcgattgcatatatatatatatatgggataaGATCAAGGAACAAACattttgacaaatatttttCCATTCTTTTTAAGCCTTTAGATCACATGAAATCCAAATATTctgatttattcattaaataacATGAATGCTTATGTGGATTTTAACTaacattaaagaaaaaaaataaaatgaagagGCATAAAATCTAAaaggaattaaaaataaaagtaaatggGAAGAAACCCTATGAGGGTGCAAACAAGAAAGGGGTAGAACTCCATTGATTCGTAGTCTCCATCTCCCTCTTTGCCAATGGGTCTGCAACCTCTAGCATCTTAGCGCCCTTAACGTCGTCCCCTCTGCCAGCAGAGGCGTAAGCCGCCAAGACTTTGCCTTCGTCTCTTGGTTTTTTTTCCTGATCtttggtaaaaataaataaataaaaacccttcttgatcttttttttttctcctcatCCCTTTTTCCTGATatttggtataaaaaaaaaacccttcctGACCCTATCTTGATTAGTAAAAAAAACCCACATAACCATCAatgtcatttaatgaataaaaaagGTCTCTTAGATGTTATGTGATCTAAAGGCTTAAAAAgaatgtaaaaatatttgtcaaaatacttgtcccttgatcctatccctataatatatatgtatatatatatatatgtgtgtatgtgttttattttcacttgttaattaattattacttaactttatatatatatatatgtgtgtgtgttttattttcacttgttaattaattattacttGACTGTacctattaattaataaataataatttgaaaataaaatgttaaactaatattagaccatctccaactctgggctaaaagctaaattaccccccaaattatccccccaaacactctccaacccatgctaaaattttaggctaaatgtcaaatgctatttctgggccaaataccccgctttccccccgggctaaatgcgaaatgtttatcggaatttaaatttttttaggttaaaatgttcataaaattaatttacaataatctacatatttatttttaaaaaaaaaattgatttaagaaaaaaatttaggctaattccattctttaataattccgggctaaaattttagggtagaagggttagagcagaaaagatgtttct
This is a stretch of genomic DNA from Malus domestica chromosome 02, GDT2T_hap1. It encodes these proteins:
- the LOC103454697 gene encoding phosphoserine aminotransferase 1, chloroplastic-like; the protein is MAMATTPHSLLLQNPNTNFLRSSKTTFATIPMTSTRLTTTTPLNPAKPISVKCSATATHIKDRSPVQSESQDRVFNFAAGPAILPEHVLRKAQSELYIWRGSGMSVMEMSHRGKEFLSIIQKAESDLRTLLNIPDEYSVLFLQGGATTQFAAIPLNLCKPDDQVDYLVTGSWGDKAFKEAQKYSKPKVIWSGKSEKYTKIPAFEELEQSENAKYLHICANETIHGVEFKTYPNPKNGLLIADMSSNFCSKPVDVSKFGIIYAGAQKNVGPSGVTIVIIRKDLIGNAQPVTPVMLDYKIHDENKSLYNTPPCYGIYMCGLVFEDLLEQGGLVEIEKKNKRKADTLYNAIDESKGFYRCPVEKSVRSLMNVPFTLEKAELEAEFVKEAAKEKMVQLKGHRSVGGMRASIYNAMPLAGVEKLVAFMKEFQAKHA
- the LOC114820067 gene encoding protein GRIP-like, with product MSTTEIDGQMEENSNADSKPLKRGSNSNGDLAQENGGPDSGDTHDQLVQTVMELKLQNEFLKSQFEGFRNLQPPEPEGGESEEVKQLRQTIESLNVELLEEKQTRAAAEVALKHLQESHFEADSRAQELSVKLAEAQKKLDQEIKEREEKYSDLDSKFTRLHKRAKQRIQDVQKEKDDLEARFREVNEAAERALSQQTALQQELDRTRQQANDALKAIDAERQQLRSANNKLRDNLEELRNQLQPKEIAIETLQQTVSDKEQMLEDMRGMLQAAEEKRQASLAELSAKHQKNLESYEAQLAEASSDRNKATETISSLQMLVAEKESKIAEMEAASTGEAARLRATLETVKGELAHLKHEHEKEKESWEAATRALKTKLEISESNRICADIEVAKMRSQLEAEVSAQTQKLDARDAELAALKEEINRLEREFSSYKSRAHALLQKKDAELAGAKDSEQVKALEEALKDAEKEVSFVSAERNKALQDLKEALKNHDKEIAERDAALYNAMQQIKSLESKLESTNAHYRSAKEAWEANLNSLEETWRVRCDTLRAQNESYSGDDIKKELEELKLRYKKLKEEHSSFRDLADRMIEEKDNEISRLVDDNKNLHQSLESRPRADRNDNYNTGMNKQDAASISTAAAEQQILILARQQAQREEELAQSQRHILALQEEIEELERENRLHSQQESMLKAELRNMERSQKREGVDMTYLKNVILKLLETGEVEALLPVVAMLLQFSPDELQKCQQAYRTSADVPPSPASDTSGSGVSLFSRFSFS
- the LOC114823756 gene encoding uncharacterized protein, coding for MAAVGNLIGGGIVGTLCSELYNLVVTLIKTTNEFSPLLEAIKLTVGGLESLIPQIEDRNEKLKISNKETERLKKALTDGVELVGECSNNPKWYKKAKYTDKLTALDEALERELDMLTAHAASDTKEALLLTRKNHDDLVKLARDGRKGLEMARKHGDQLVELAKDGSETFDTVKEIMNLIYHFLGYCISGLIVIIVFWVVLHTFILLGESKRNATAVLDGIIFPRCKVCKSVVALVECAGLCISLVWTYAKLLHAYFLTASCFFFLTASYFISFTMVIRDQYKRGFSRSEVCRLLFQIGCNSIFLFIICWIVFLCKFFE